ATTTGACGGCGTTGCCCAGCAGATTGGTGAGGCCGCGCTCGAGAATGTTGCGGTCGCTGTGAATGAGCGGCGGCAGCGAGGCGGGCAGATCGAGACGCAGCGCCAGTTTTTTCTGCTCACACAGCGGGCGCACGGTTTCGACGGCCTCGCGAATCAGCAGGCTCGGATCAAAATCCTCGCGCAACGCCTCCATCTTGCCGGCGGTGATTTTGCTGAGATCAAGAATGTCGTCGATGAGCCGCAGCAGGTTGCGGCCGCTGCGATGCACGATTTCGAGCTGGCGATGCTGCTCGGGCGCGAGCTTTTTCGCGGTTTGATCCCGCAGGATTTCGGAGAACTGCAGAATCGCGTGCAGCGGCGTGCGCAGCTCATGCGACACGCTGGCGAGAAAATCCGAGATATGCTGGTTGGCGTGCGCCAATTCATGCGCCTTGGCCTCGGCTTGATGAAACAAACGGGCGTTGTCGAGTGTGAGCGTGGCCTGCGCCAGCAAATCCTGATCGAACGATTCCGCGTCGGCGGCTGTGGCGGCAGCCGGTTCGCCGGCAAAGGCCAGCAGAAATCCGAAACTGCGGCCGCGCGAGCGCAATGCCATGAGCTTGGCCGTGGGTGGCGTACCGGCGTTCGCGCCCACCAAACTCGGCCAGGGCGCCTCCGGCAACTCCACCTGCAGCGCGCGCTCGCGGGCCGCCTGCTCGAAAAGCTGCGCAAAACTGGCCGGCGGCACCTCGCTCAGCGAGAGATTTCTGCCGCGGCCTTTTTCTCCGCGGCTCGGCTGGCCGAGCGCCATCACCCAGCTCGCGCTTGGCTCGGCGCCATTGTGGCCCTCGGCCGGCTTGGCCTCCGCCTCCACCCGAACGGCCAGGAAAACCGGTTGTGACCAAGCTTGCGCGGCCAGCCCGGCAATCTCACTCACCACGCCCTCCAAGGTCGCCGCTGCTTGAAAGGCATTGCCGATCTGCGCCAGCAATTTGGCCTGGCGCACGTTGGCGGCGTGCAGCGCGAGCAACCGATTGTTCGCAATCGCCAGGCCCGCGTCGTCGGCGAGCCTTTCGATATCGTGAACTTGTTCCGCGCCGGGCCGGCGGCCGTCATGCGGACTGAAGACGAGAATGAGGCCGGCCCAGCGCTCGCGGCCGCGAATGGGAACCAGCAAACAATCATGTTTCTGCCAATCGCCGCTGGCAGGAAAATCCAACTCCGGCGGCAGAAAGCGCGGCCGTCCCTCCGGCATTTGCCGGGCCTCGAGCAGGAATGACTGGCTCACGCGCCATTGCTCCAGCAGATACGGCGCAAGCTCGGCATGCGCAAGCTTGCGCAAAGCCCGCGGCAGCCGGCTGCCATTTTCCGCGAAGCCGGCGCTGGCCGCCAACGCATAATCGCCGTCCTCGGCTTCCCCGGCTGCTTGATAAACCGCCACGCGCTGCCAGCCGAGCGCCGCAATCGCCGCCGCCACCGCGGGCATGATCACCTCCAGGCTCACGCCCAGCCGGATGCTTTCCCCGATCTCCACGACCTTGCCGAGTTGATCGATGCGGCGCTGCAACGCGGCGGTCGCCTCGCGCGTTTTCGTTTCCAAATCGAACGTGTCAGCCGTGCGGCGCAGCCGTTCGATTTCGGCAAGCTCGCGGCCCAATGCCAGCGCGCCGACATATTCTTTTTGAGGATTGAGCAACGGCCGCGCGTTCCACAGGCAGGTGAGGGTTTCACCGCGGCGAGTTTGCACCGGCGCCTCGTACTGTTGAAATTCGATCTTGACGGACTGTCCGTATTGAATCAGGCGTTGAATCTCCTGGAAAAAACCGGGCAGCATGGCCGGCGTCATTTCGGCAGCGGTGACGCCCAGACGCAGCCGCGCTTTGGCATTCAGATGCAGGCAGCGGCCCGCGGCATCGACGATGATGAGAATGTCATCGAGCGCATCCAGCACAGCATCGTAGTAATGCCGTTGCGCCGCGAATTCCCGTTGCAGCGCCGCCACGGCAGCGGCGCGGCGCTCGAGTTCCTCCGCGATTTGCCGGCGTTCGGTGAGATCATGCACCAGCCACAAATGGCGGAGCGACTGCTGCTCGCCGGCGGCAAGCGGAACGGCCGTAAGCTCGCAGGTGAATTTCCGGTTGTTCGTGCCGGCGCTGTTCACCTCGCCGTGCCAGGACTGCTGTTGCGACAGCCGGCGGCTGATTTCAGTCGCAGGAAAAGAATCCGGCTCGAATTGCAGAGACAGCTCGCGGCCCAAAAGTTCGGTCCGGGAAAGGCCAAACACGCGCTCCGATGCGGGATTCACTTCGATGATTTTGCCCGCGGCGTCCGTGAGCGCCATGGCGACCGTGGCCTGCGCGAAACTCTGCTGCAGCACCTGCAACTCCGCGGCCTGGCGGTTGACGGTTTCTTGCAGCGCGTGTTCGGCCGCGCGGTAAGCCGTGATCTCCAGCAAGCCGACGTGCATGCCGATGATGCGCTGCGCTTCGCTGCGAATCGGCGCATAAGCCGCGCGCAATACTTTGACGTCAGTGGCAGAGGGGAGGCGGATTTCGATTTGGCCGCCGTGCTCGCGCCGCAAGTCGCGCAGCAGCGGTTGCAGCGCCTGATACATCTCCGCCGAGATGCTGTCGCGCAGCAGCCCGCCATTCACGCCCTGCGGATTCGCCACGCCGGCAAGTTGGAGAAAACCGGCGTTGGCAAACAGAATGCGGCCTTCCAGATCGAGATGCACCACGGCCTCGCTCATCAGCGCGAAGGTGGCGTTCTGGCTGCGCACCAGTTCATCGAGCTTGATGCTGTTTTCGAGCAGGCTCTTGCGCAACTCCGCTTCCAGCCGCAAAAAACGGCCGCGGTCGGCGGTCAATCCCAAAATGATGAACAGGCTGGCCAGACCGAGCGTGAGGGTGAGCGGCAAGGCGGCAAAGGGCAGGAGAAACTGCAGCGCCGTGGTGCCGGTCAGGCTGAGCGCCGCCGCCGCCAGCCCGGGCCACAGGCCGTTGCGGCTGCGCCACCAGCGCATCGCCGCGCTAAGCGCGGCCAGCAAAAAGCAGCCGGCACAAATGCCGGCAGCGATTTGTTGCAACAGCGCAAGCGTTGGCGGCGCCGGCGCCCATTCGCTCAAGCCGCGATTGTGCCACAAGGCCAGACTGAAGAGCAGGGCAAAGGTGAGGGCAGTGCCGGCGAGCCAATACCGCAGATAAGGTTTGGGTTTGGGAGAGGGCAGACGAAAAGCGAGAAACGAGAAGATCAGCCAATGCAGGCTCAGGCCGAGCAGAAAACCATGCGCCACGAATTCCAGGCTGGGCGTGCCGGTCCAGGCGAGCGCCGGAACCGCCTGCCCCGCGAGCGTGAGCAGGTAGGCGAGCTTGAGCAATTCCGCGGTGGCCAAGCCCGCGAACACCACGAAGCCTTGCGCGCGATAAACTTGCAGGGCAAACAAGCTGGCAAACAATGCCAGAAACACGGCGATGCCGCTGGCCATCGTCAGATTCACCGCGTGCGGCGTGAGAGATTCAAGCATCATGGCCGGTTCGAGCGAGTTTGCCAAATGCGCAGCCCACGCCGCGGTCGCGATGGGTCTTGCCGCTGCGGGGATTGTCGCGAATAGTTATGAGGAGCGAATCGCGCCGGTGCCGGTTCAGTCTTCCAGCCAGTGGGCAGCGGGTTGATAAAGGCGGAAATCTCCGGACGGAATCAGTGTGAGGCCGGACACTGGCAGGTTGAGAATGTACGACCAGGCCCGCGCCTCTCCTTGTGCAGCGGTCACCGGGATGATCTTGCGAATGTAGAGGCTGCGCGCCGGTTGATCCGGCCAGTAACCCTGAATCAAATCCAGCGTCTCGAAAAAAATCTCGGGATCATGCACCTGATGCAGCTCGCCGTGCACCTGCTCGCCGCCGCTGCTTTCGATCATGCCGGGGAAGGCGCCGACGTCGTACAATCTGCCGGCGGCGGTGGCAGGCCCGGCGAAGCTGGCCTTGTCCGGATTGTCCAAAAAATCAGCGCGCTCCATGCCGCGCATGAGTGTGCCATAGACGAAAAGAAGGTTGGTTGTTTCCGCTGCCGGAGAACTGTGTGGCCGCAACCGAAACAAAGTGCTTTTGGGGAGATGATCGGTGAATAGCATTGGGATTCCTGAACCGCCCGCGCGAGCGAAAAAATTTGCGAAAGGTAAGCATCCGCCTGCAGGATGTCAAGGGGTTTGAAGCTGCCGCGCTGCGGCCTGGCGCACGGGCGCAGCGTCGCGACGGTGCGTGGAGAGAAAAGCGGTGCGCCACCGGGATGATTGGCCGGGTGGCGCACCAGCAGGAGACGATCGCGCTCAAAAGGTGGCGGCGACTTCGACCAATTCGAAAGTCAAATGAGCGGTGGGCAGAATCTGTTTAATGATGCGGTGCGGTGCTGCGCTCTCCAGCAGCAGAATCCAGCGCGCTTTGCCGGAAAATCCTTCGACGCGATAGCAGTGGAACGAACCCGCGGGAACCGACACCTCTTCGGTGCGCACCACCCAGGCGCGTGCGATGGTTTCCTCATTTTCCATGGCGTCGAAAATCGGGAAAGTGAGAGTACGGCCCACAGCCAGCCGGCCAGTGCGCAGGAGATAATGCACGGCGTACACATCCGCGGCTCCGGGAGAGAGGCGGCGGTTGATGGTCACATCGCCGCCGAGAACCTCCGGCCGTTTCACCACGCCGGTGACGGCGCGACCGTCGTAGCGCAACCGGACTTCCCGCGTCAATTCATCATCGAACACGATCGTGTGGCTGTTCACCGGACCAAGCGTCGAATCGGCGCGCAACGTGAAGGTGGTGGAGCGCGCAAACAATCCCGTTGTGGCTTCGGTGACGTGAATGACGCCGGCGGCCCGATCATGCGTGATCGTGACCATGGCCTCGCCGAACACATTGTGCCCGGAGACGGTGCGATAGCGCAGTTGATCATCCACCAACAATTGCGCGTTGAAAGGGTCGTGCGATGGGAAGTTTTGGGCAGCCACGGGCGCGAGCGGCAGGAATACGAAAGCGAGAAGCACCGCTCCCTGCCACACGCCTGTCGCCGTGTGCTTCCTGCCCCGCCGGGCAAAGCGGCACCGCGGCCGGTTCAACGAAACGAGCGCACCGGAAACGAACATGGGAACTCCTCTTCATCCATAAAGCGTTCTGGCCGAGGCCTCATGCCTCTGCCGGTAAGCCGGTTCGAAAAATCTTCTGAGCAGTCCGCAATCAAAACATGGCCATCCCGCAGGCCAAACAGCTCCCGCGGCAGGAGCAGCTTCTCGAGAATTCGCGATTGCAGACAGACTTAATTAGCCGCAACCGGTCGCACCTGCCGATAAACGATTTGCCGGCGAAAAGCAGGTTGCGTGATCGAGAACAGAAGTCTACCCCCCCGGCCTGCCGGAAACGTAAAATCATCTCCGCAGATTGCCAGGTTGAGTGTACAATTTGACCAGGTCTGCGTTCGGGAATGTTTCACCCTCGGTTACGCCCAGGTTTCCAAATCAACGGCTGGGAGACTCTGGTGATTTTGCTGCAACAGCCAAGCGGTTGCAGAAACATTTCCAGCGAAGATGCGGATGCAGAAAAAATGTTCGCAGGATCGTTGCCAAGCGTCTACTAATAGTCGGCTGTTTTTCGACCAGTCGCAAGCAGGCAACGCCCCGGCCCGTTGTTGACAATCTAGCAATCATTTAATATATTTGCCGGTCGTTCTGCCAGATGCCACTAATTCAATGATTTCGGCATTGCGCGACTGGCATCACGAACTTCAACATTGGCGGAATGCTATGAAAGACCCAAGACTAGCACGGTTGGCGGAGGTTCTCACGCGTCACTCCACCCGTCTCCAGAAAGGGGAACGGGTTTTGATCGAAGCCTATGATGTTCCGGAGATATTCGTCACCGAACTGATTGCCGCGGCAGTGCAATGCGGCGCCCTGCCGATTGTCGAGACCAAGCACAATCAGGTGTTGCGCCAGATGTACCGCAAGTATGGCGAGGATGCCTTCAAGCTGCTGGGCGACATCGAAAAATACCGCATGGCCAAGATGGACGCCTACATCGGCGTGCGCGGCAGCCACAACATTTGCGAAATGTCGGACGTGCCGGCGCTCAACATGCGGCATTTGCAGCGCCACATCTTTCAGCCGGTGCACCATGACATTCGCCTGAAGACCAAATGGGTGGTGTTGCGCTATCCCAATTCCGCCATGGCTCAGCAGGCGGGCATGAGCAGCGAGGCCTTCGAGGATTTCTACTTCGACGTGTGCACGATGGACTACGGCCGCATGTCGCACGCCATGCAGGCGCTCAAGGAATTCATGGAGCGCACCGACCGCGTGCGTCTCGTCGGGCCGGGCACCGATTTGGAATTCAGCATCAAGGGCATTCCCGCCGTGCCGTGCGGCGGTGAGTTCAACATCCCCGACGGCGAGTGTTTTACGGCGCCGGTGCGCGATTCGGT
The window above is part of the bacterium genome. Proteins encoded here:
- a CDS encoding DUF3108 domain-containing protein — translated: MFVSGALVSLNRPRCRFARRGRKHTATGVWQGAVLLAFVFLPLAPVAAQNFPSHDPFNAQLLVDDQLRYRTVSGHNVFGEAMVTITHDRAAGVIHVTEATTGLFARSTTFTLRADSTLGPVNSHTIVFDDELTREVRLRYDGRAVTGVVKRPEVLGGDVTINRRLSPGAADVYAVHYLLRTGRLAVGRTLTFPIFDAMENEETIARAWVVRTEEVSVPAGSFHCYRVEGFSGKARWILLLESAAPHRIIKQILPTAHLTFELVEVAATF
- a CDS encoding gamma-glutamylcyclotransferase, which translates into the protein MLFTDHLPKSTLFRLRPHSSPAAETTNLLFVYGTLMRGMERADFLDNPDKASFAGPATAAGRLYDVGAFPGMIESSGGEQVHGELHQVHDPEIFFETLDLIQGYWPDQPARSLYIRKIIPVTAAQGEARAWSYILNLPVSGLTLIPSGDFRLYQPAAHWLED
- a CDS encoding PAS domain-containing protein, with amino-acid sequence MMLESLTPHAVNLTMASGIAVFLALFASLFALQVYRAQGFVVFAGLATAELLKLAYLLTLAGQAVPALAWTGTPSLEFVAHGFLLGLSLHWLIFSFLAFRLPSPKPKPYLRYWLAGTALTFALLFSLALWHNRGLSEWAPAPPTLALLQQIAAGICAGCFLLAALSAAMRWWRSRNGLWPGLAAAALSLTGTTALQFLLPFAALPLTLTLGLASLFIILGLTADRGRFLRLEAELRKSLLENSIKLDELVRSQNATFALMSEAVVHLDLEGRILFANAGFLQLAGVANPQGVNGGLLRDSISAEMYQALQPLLRDLRREHGGQIEIRLPSATDVKVLRAAYAPIRSEAQRIIGMHVGLLEITAYRAAEHALQETVNRQAAELQVLQQSFAQATVAMALTDAAGKIIEVNPASERVFGLSRTELLGRELSLQFEPDSFPATEISRRLSQQQSWHGEVNSAGTNNRKFTCELTAVPLAAGEQQSLRHLWLVHDLTERRQIAEELERRAAAVAALQREFAAQRHYYDAVLDALDDILIIVDAAGRCLHLNAKARLRLGVTAAEMTPAMLPGFFQEIQRLIQYGQSVKIEFQQYEAPVQTRRGETLTCLWNARPLLNPQKEYVGALALGRELAEIERLRRTADTFDLETKTREATAALQRRIDQLGKVVEIGESIRLGVSLEVIMPAVAAAIAALGWQRVAVYQAAGEAEDGDYALAASAGFAENGSRLPRALRKLAHAELAPYLLEQWRVSQSFLLEARQMPEGRPRFLPPELDFPASGDWQKHDCLLVPIRGRERWAGLILVFSPHDGRRPGAEQVHDIERLADDAGLAIANNRLLALHAANVRQAKLLAQIGNAFQAAATLEGVVSEIAGLAAQAWSQPVFLAVRVEAEAKPAEGHNGAEPSASWVMALGQPSRGEKGRGRNLSLSEVPPASFAQLFEQAARERALQVELPEAPWPSLVGANAGTPPTAKLMALRSRGRSFGFLLAFAGEPAAATAADAESFDQDLLAQATLTLDNARLFHQAEAKAHELAHANQHISDFLASVSHELRTPLHAILQFSEILRDQTAKKLAPEQHRQLEIVHRSGRNLLRLIDDILDLSKITAGKMEALREDFDPSLLIREAVETVRPLCEQKKLALRLDLPASLPPLIHSDRNILERGLTNLLGNAVKFTTQGEIAVTAQFHPPLLRLAVRDTGIGIPANRLKEIFEPFRQLETSESRRQGGTGLGLAISQRLLAILGGTITVASTPGEGSTFTLEVPVEVPRTKAGRKARAGRPQTSAKAPAAPPKWRRHRRHILVVEDDENTRYAMQYILEDQGYQVSFAEGGEQALLKAQHERPHLILMDIMMPQMDGYRVARTLKTQKQLAHIPVVALTAAAMKGDREKALAAGCDDYLTKPFAKKDILAMIEKWLESDKR